ACGAAATTTGTATTCTCTCCTCGCCCCATCCCACAAAGCGTGTTATAAATTTCTCTCATGCAGCTTGGCGGAAAGAGTAGATCGCCCTTAAATGCGATTAGATGCAAATTTGCTTTTATTGGCGCAAGGGCGTCTTTTAGGTTGTCATAGTGTCTTGTACAGTCAAAGATGTTCATCATCTTTACGATGTATAGGTAGCTTAGCGGATCAAACCTCTTTGGGAAGTTGTAGCCGTTATACTCCATGTAGCGATCGACCTGAAAATGCCCAAAAAGGTCGTAAAGGCCGTCAGTTTCGACGTAGTTGCGTCCAAATTTTTTATCCATGCTATCAGGGCTTAAAAAGCTGATGTGCCCTGCCATCCTGCCGTAAGCCATACCTTTTAGACCATTTTTTCTTATAAATTCTGCGTTGTATTCGCCGTTTTTGAAATTTTCATCGTTTAAAATGGCTTCAATGGCGATCTTGTTAAACGCTATCGCCCAGGGCTTAGTCTGATAGGTACTTGCAAGCATGACGATATCCTGTGCAAATTCTGGAAACTCGATAGCATAGCAAAGTGCTTGCATACCGCCAAGACTGCCGCCGATAACGGCTCTTGCTCTTGTGATACCAAGCTCGCTAAATAGCCTCATTTGCGCCTTTACCACGTCGCTTATGGCAAGAACAGGGAAATTTAGCCTATACTCTTTGCCACTGCTTCTATCCACGCTTAAGGGCGAGGTCGAGCCAAAGCATGAACCTAGGATATTTACACAGATGACATAAAATTTATCTGTATCAACCGCCTTTTTACTGCCTATTAGCCCATCCCACCAGCCAGCTTTCTCATCGCCTGCATAGGTGCCAGCTGCGTGGTGCGAGCCTGTTAGTGCGTGGCAAATCACGATAACGTTGCTTTTATCAGCATTTAACGTGCCGTAAGTCTCATAAATAAGCTTAAAATTTGATAGCATACGGCCACTCTCAAGATAGAGTGGCTCGTTAAATTTAATAGTTCTAGTTTGCAGGTCTAAC
This region of Campylobacter concisus genomic DNA includes:
- the metX gene encoding homoserine O-acetyltransferase MetX gives rise to the protein MLDLQTRTIKFNEPLYLESGRMLSNFKLIYETYGTLNADKSNVIVICHALTGSHHAAGTYAGDEKAGWWDGLIGSKKAVDTDKFYVICVNILGSCFGSTSPLSVDRSSGKEYRLNFPVLAISDVVKAQMRLFSELGITRARAVIGGSLGGMQALCYAIEFPEFAQDIVMLASTYQTKPWAIAFNKIAIEAILNDENFKNGEYNAEFIRKNGLKGMAYGRMAGHISFLSPDSMDKKFGRNYVETDGLYDLFGHFQVDRYMEYNGYNFPKRFDPLSYLYIVKMMNIFDCTRHYDNLKDALAPIKANLHLIAFKGDLLFPPSCMREIYNTLCGMGRGENTNFVEIDSNYGHDAFLVEIEKFDGYIKNILKG